From Doryrhamphus excisus isolate RoL2022-K1 chromosome 22, RoL_Dexc_1.0, whole genome shotgun sequence, one genomic window encodes:
- the mrpl38 gene encoding 39S ribosomal protein L38, mitochondrial, translated as MALRRVYTSVIRNRFDLGVNNTRVFATTAFLCRRTPPLGPIPNEDIDVNNIDTVEKYRSYNRYFRHAEEAKRAPVWWKTFQGYVEKADPEHGAERVDIGLPHYRAPRTKVLRERRQVVKENKKNVALERACRLRTFKVPVDQVQEMWENSRGCFHVKRLADHYGIFRDLFPMAYFLPQVSLRICYRQESSSQVHYGNQLTPTEAASTPEVSFKADEGSLWTLLLTSPDEHLLDNEAEYLHWLVGNIPGGALEAGEELCHYLPPFPAKGTGFHRYIYVLFKQEEAIHFQEDMRPSPCHSLADRTFKTVDFYRKHQDSMTPAGLAFFQCQWDQSVTSTFHNTLNMREPLFEFIRPPVYHPPQVKYPHGQPLRYLDRYRDGKEEQTYGIY; from the exons ATGGCGCTGCGCAGGGTGTACACAAGTGTCATACGAAATCGGTTTGATTTAGGGGTCAACAATACTCGGGTTTTTGCCACAACAG CATTCCTGTGTCGAAGGACTCCTCCTTTGGGACCCATTCCCAATGAAGACATTGATGTTAATAACATTGACACAGTGGAGAAATATCGCAGCTACAACCGTTACTTCAGACATGCCGAAGAGGCGAAGAGAGCACCGGTGTGGTGGAAGACCTTCCAAGGCTATGTGGAGAAGGCCGATCCTgaacatg GTGCTGAGCGAGTGGACATTGGACTACCTCATTATCGAGCCCCCAGAACTAAGGTGCTGAGGGAGAGGAGACAGGTGGTGAAGGAGAACAAGAAAAATGTGGCGCTGGAGAGGGCGTGTCGTTTGCGCACAT TTAAGGTACCTGTGGATCAAGTGCAGGAAATGTGGGAGAATAGCAGAGGCTGCTTCCACGTCAAAAGACTGGCAGACCACTACGGGATCTTCAGAGATCTTTTTCCCATGGCGTATTTCCTGCCTCAAGTCTCACTGCGGATCTGCTATCGCCAGGAAAGCAGCAGCCAAGTGCATTATGGGAATCAGCTGACACCTACGGAA GCAGCATCAACCCCTGAGGTCAGCTTTAAAGCAGACGAAGGCTCCCTTTGGACCCTCTTGCTCACCTCCCCAG ATGAACATCTACTCGATAATGAAGCTGAATACCTGCACTGGCTCGT TGGGAACATACCAGGCGGAGCACTTGAAGCCGGAGAAGAACTGTGTCACTACCTGCCACCTTTTCCTGCAAAAGGAACAGGCTTCCACCGCTACATTTACGTCCTTTTCAAGCAGGAAGAAGCCATCCACTTCCAGGAAGATATGAGGCCGTCACCATG CCATTCGTTGGCCGATCGTACCTTTAAAACAGTGGATTTCTACAGAAAGCACCAGGACAGCATGACACCTGCAGGGCTGGCGTTCTTCCAATGCCAATGGGACCAATCTGTCACCAGCACCTTTCACAACACACTCA ACATGAGGGAGCCGTTGTTTGAGTTCATCCGTCCTCCAGTTTACCATCCGCCACAAGTTAAATACCCACATGGACAACCCCTGCGCTACCTGGACAGATACAGAGATGGAAAGGAAGAACAAACCTATGGCATATACTGA
- the trim65 gene encoding E3 ubiquitin-protein ligase TRIM65 — protein sequence METQSSNLTCSICIDRFRNPVTIPCGHSFCQKCITDHRDAKRNSNIEPRCPICNEKMDTKHKFKCNVVLSQLAQAANSTGPAYRECASEEAGSVLCDRHKKPLIYYCTQDKMAVCCQCAILECAKHPKVLLETEKENQKLLLQQKNEAVGKLIEETEESINVLAENINRAKETFQKTSSRLTARFSTLIDVLVDQQKATEHFILEQKGAAISEAQGRLAELEERSQKLRASQAQISALHNLPDTQLIQESTLIEVPCLKKIPSDITPNLQDRLHGITEVLTRISKLVVEDLDRAVCTAVGHDKEGSPQEKRPILAVVPSSAAACHPGGKEGLSAYRCLLTFDPYTANGNLFLSQENRRAEHLTSGLRPAVAHEARFDHTWQVLCIQGFQHGQHYWELEVSKPWAYLGVTYNTIPRKEKGKRCMLGMNELSWSLQLDEEQLNAWHNGHKETLAGHSQHSRIGVLLDYDGGTLTFYGDQHVRLHAFHCAFTQELFPACWIGEGVSITLCST from the exons ATGGAGACGCAGAGTTCAAACCTGACCTGTTCCATATGTATAGATCGCTTTCGTAACCCTGTCACCATCCCCTGCGGGCACTCATTCTGTCAAAAGTGCATCACAGACCATCGGGACGCAAAAAGGAACTCTAATATTGAACCTCGCTGCCCCATTTGCAATGAGAAGATGGACACCAAGCACAAATTTAAGTGTAATGTGGTTTTGTCACAACTGGCTCAAGCTGCAAACAGCACCGGGCCGGCCTACAGAGAGTGTGCGAGTGAAGAAGCCGGATCAGTGCTATGTGATCGCCATAAAAAGCCTCTGATTTACTACTGCACACAGGATAAAATGGCAGTGTGCTGCCAGTGTGCCATATTAGAGTGTGCCAAGCATCCCAAGGTCCTGTTGGAGACGGAAAAGGAGAACCAAAAG CTGTTACTGCAACAGAAGAATGAAGCGGTGGGGAAACTCATTGAAGAAACAGAAGAAAGTATTAACGTCCTAGCTGAAAACATCAACAGAGCCAAG GAGACATTTCAGAAGACATCCAGTCGGCTCACAGCCAGGTTCTCCACTCTGATAGACGTCCTGGTTGACCAGCAGAAAGCCACCGAGCACTTCATCCTGGAGCAAAAAGGGGCGGCCATCTCCGAGGCACAGGGGCGGCTCGCTGAGCTGGAGGAGAGGTCTCAGAAGCTGAGAGCGAGTCAGGCTCAGATATCAGCTCTACACAACCTCCCCGATACGCAATTAATTCAG GAATCGACACTCATAGAAGTTCCGTGCCTCAAGAAAATACCCTCAGACATAACGCCCAACCTGCAGGATCGATTACATGGCATCACGGAAGTCCTTACGCGAATCTCCAAGCTGGTTGTTGAGGACCTTGATAGAGCTGTCTGCACCGCTGTGGGCCACGACAAAGaag GTTCTCCTCAGGAGAAGAGGCCCATTCTTGCTGTGGTTCCCAGTTCAGCTGCTGCATGCCACCCTGGAGGGAAGGAGGGCCTTAGTGCAT ACAGATGCttgttgacctttgacccctaCACAGCCAACGGCAACCTGTTTTTGTCCCAAGAGAACCGAAGGGCAGAGCACTTGACCTCCGGGCTGCGTCCTGCCGTAGCGCACGAAGCCCGTTTTGATCACACCTGGCAGGTATTGTGTATCCAGGGCTTCCAGCACGGCCAGCACTACTGGGAGCTGGAGGTGTCCAAACCATGGGCGTATCTGGGG GTCACCTACAACACCATCCCCAGAAAGGAGAAAGGCAAGAGGTGCATGCTGGGTATGAACGAGCTATCCTGGAGTCTGCAGCTGGATGAGGAACAGCTCAACGCCTGGCACAACGGCCACAAGGAAACCCTGGccggacactcacagcacagcCGCATTGGCGTGCTGCTGGACTACGATGGCGGGACACTCACCTTCTATGGAGACCAACACGTCAGGTTGCACGCCTTCCACTGTGCCTTCACCCAGGAGCTCTTCCCCGCCTGCTGGATAGGGGAGGGCGTCAGCATCACCTTGTGCTCCACATGA